A single genomic interval of Odontesthes bonariensis isolate fOdoBon6 chromosome 3, fOdoBon6.hap1, whole genome shotgun sequence harbors:
- the LOC142376624 gene encoding monoacylglycerol lipase abhd6-A-like isoform X2 encodes MELSVAKTVMLTGGILVVPVLAFVTSFLFWPGVLLKAYNWYWRRKLGLVVRYSQSGSYRFCYSTHGKPGGATPSVLMLHGFSATKDMWLPVVNYLPREQHVVCVDMPGHEGTTRTGAEDYSIQGQVSRIRQFVQSIGLDKRPFHLVGTSMGGNVAGVYAARHPSDLSSLTLVCPAGLVYPTESKFISRLRELEEKSEQQEPIPLIPSTLQELDVMLRLCCYTPPDLPRQVLRGLLDNRIPNNDFYKEVFMEIVGEKSRHSLQEHLHLITAPLQVVWGKEDQVLDVSGAAVIQAALPLSRVQVLDDCGHSVALERPRKIAKLMVDFLSEHKDADANTKKLS; translated from the exons ATGGAGCTCAGCGTGGCTAAAACCGTGATGCTAACCGGAGGGATTCTCGTGGTGCCCGTGCTCGCCTTTGTCACCTCCTTCCTGTTCTGGCCGGGCGTGCTCCTCAAGGCGTACAACTG GTACTGGCGTCGCAAGCTGGGACTGGTGGTCCGCTACTCGCAAAGTGGGAGTTACCGCTTCTGTTATTCCACGCACGGAAAGCCGGGCGGTGCCACGCCGTCTGTGCTGATGCTGCACGGCTTCTCCGCCACCAAGGACATGTGGCTGCCTGTCGTCAAC TACCTCCCCAGAGAGCAGCACGTGGTGTGCGTGGACATGCCGGGACACGAAGGAACGACTCGCACCGGCGCCGAGGATTACAGCATCCAGGGTCAGGTCAGCCGAATCCGCCAG tttgTTCAGAGCATCGGTTTGGATAAAAGACCCTTCCATCTGGTCGGCACTTCCATGGGAGGAAACGTGGCGGGCGTGTACGCCGCCCGTCACCCCTCTGACCTGTCCAGCCTCACCTTGGTGTGCCCCGCAGGTTTGGTTTACCCCACGGAGTCCAAGTTCATCAGCCGTCTGAGGGAGCTGGAGGAGAAAAGCGAGCAGCAGGAGCCGATCCCTCTCATCCCCAGCACCCTCCAGGAGCTGGACGTCATGCTGAGACTCTGCTGTTACACCCCCCCCGACCTGCCCCGACAG GTGCTGCGGGGTCTCCTCGACAACAGGATCCCCAACAACGATTTCTACAAAGAAG tGTTCATGGAGATTGTCGGGGAGAAGTCTCGCCATTCGCTGCAGGAACACCTGCATCTGATCACAGCGCCCCTGCAGGTTGTCTGGGGGAAGGAGGACCAG GTGCTGGATGTTTCGGGCGCCGCGGTGATCCAGGCGGCGCTGCCTCTCTCCCGGGTGCAGGTGCTGGACGACTGCGGCCACTCTGTGGCGTTGGAGAGGCCCAGGAAAATAGCCAAACTCATGGTGGACTTCCTGTCGGAGCACAAAGATGCTGACGCCAACACAAAGAAACTGTCCTGA
- the LOC142376624 gene encoding monoacylglycerol lipase abhd6-A-like isoform X1 — protein MEEQPAVTDPGGPGQESAAMELSVAKTVMLTGGILVVPVLAFVTSFLFWPGVLLKAYNWYWRRKLGLVVRYSQSGSYRFCYSTHGKPGGATPSVLMLHGFSATKDMWLPVVNYLPREQHVVCVDMPGHEGTTRTGAEDYSIQGQVSRIRQFVQSIGLDKRPFHLVGTSMGGNVAGVYAARHPSDLSSLTLVCPAGLVYPTESKFISRLRELEEKSEQQEPIPLIPSTLQELDVMLRLCCYTPPDLPRQVLRGLLDNRIPNNDFYKEVFMEIVGEKSRHSLQEHLHLITAPLQVVWGKEDQVLDVSGAAVIQAALPLSRVQVLDDCGHSVALERPRKIAKLMVDFLSEHKDADANTKKLS, from the exons ATGGAGGAGCAGCCGGCGGTGACAGATCCAGGGGGACCCGGACAG GAGTCTGCAGCGATGGAGCTCAGCGTGGCTAAAACCGTGATGCTAACCGGAGGGATTCTCGTGGTGCCCGTGCTCGCCTTTGTCACCTCCTTCCTGTTCTGGCCGGGCGTGCTCCTCAAGGCGTACAACTG GTACTGGCGTCGCAAGCTGGGACTGGTGGTCCGCTACTCGCAAAGTGGGAGTTACCGCTTCTGTTATTCCACGCACGGAAAGCCGGGCGGTGCCACGCCGTCTGTGCTGATGCTGCACGGCTTCTCCGCCACCAAGGACATGTGGCTGCCTGTCGTCAAC TACCTCCCCAGAGAGCAGCACGTGGTGTGCGTGGACATGCCGGGACACGAAGGAACGACTCGCACCGGCGCCGAGGATTACAGCATCCAGGGTCAGGTCAGCCGAATCCGCCAG tttgTTCAGAGCATCGGTTTGGATAAAAGACCCTTCCATCTGGTCGGCACTTCCATGGGAGGAAACGTGGCGGGCGTGTACGCCGCCCGTCACCCCTCTGACCTGTCCAGCCTCACCTTGGTGTGCCCCGCAGGTTTGGTTTACCCCACGGAGTCCAAGTTCATCAGCCGTCTGAGGGAGCTGGAGGAGAAAAGCGAGCAGCAGGAGCCGATCCCTCTCATCCCCAGCACCCTCCAGGAGCTGGACGTCATGCTGAGACTCTGCTGTTACACCCCCCCCGACCTGCCCCGACAG GTGCTGCGGGGTCTCCTCGACAACAGGATCCCCAACAACGATTTCTACAAAGAAG tGTTCATGGAGATTGTCGGGGAGAAGTCTCGCCATTCGCTGCAGGAACACCTGCATCTGATCACAGCGCCCCTGCAGGTTGTCTGGGGGAAGGAGGACCAG GTGCTGGATGTTTCGGGCGCCGCGGTGATCCAGGCGGCGCTGCCTCTCTCCCGGGTGCAGGTGCTGGACGACTGCGGCCACTCTGTGGCGTTGGAGAGGCCCAGGAAAATAGCCAAACTCATGGTGGACTTCCTGTCGGAGCACAAAGATGCTGACGCCAACACAAAGAAACTGTCCTGA